One Plasmodium cynomolgi strain B DNA, chromosome 12, whole genome shotgun sequence genomic region harbors:
- a CDS encoding hypothetical protein (putative), with amino-acid sequence MKAPKHDGRKGTRLCSTIDNSAKCEGRDRAWPGGNPGSDRERENNHGCPNELEVAKWREKKVESKWGRSGAENDAVNDAEEKPAGGQERNHEAASLTDVTSLTDVTSLTDVVESFVGIDHQNLPFVKSSFASRINSKNVVPLIDLFVHNLFFHLKSIGKNIDNFYLRFRKVAYPFHFPFRNCDVCDECLLDENRRRGRRAARRRKCQMGERWNAGGPEQQHNWGRKSGSEFLPQVLNAWCERVKWLITIYNKNRKKQKMKEYLQGGGRERDSEEGSLFFDRRSRYDMNECAKGLVQSILLDEDKWKKLKQVSFFPKGKKQQLGRNKSGDVTHREEDHFLPDLCRQKGELWDEDVTDLYLINLVKRKIEDYIKNVQVKKFWDVINVQHLANFDYRHAGGVAASSKGVAATSKGLAATSRGVAPPRKANYSEPIYDYIQIVKKSKCKKEGKSSQVGKETNHVGKETNRVMNHVMNQGMNAREAERGKTDKEFMMKDLFNNTIKNYEANEVHFFLSNYDNVFLKSIGRFYLLLNFSIEIVAMLYEDLDLYSLHIFSLAQPSDPLLDEIHNLKLEKYKEIIKEVIKLTKYVIEKKIHLQKPVVKYLLGIYKKYKKKVHVLEKTKGRRISNSEHVAVLRRGFLLHSMNFYYFEFFTRKDLQANLRGTHKSRSKRKGLRIPGHSTGRDFVDKWSSNQSKRSSNQSKRSSNQSKRSSNQSKRSSNQSKRSIKRKSRSEGICRGRRYSRGCQPKDAPHQAKAHLFVLSFNKNQLVKSLNVERIRRKLRALVRSKNAVYKKVVQKVRERCGREKKREVGTCDKYYDLFVDVLSIIKRQDEEIRSNLYGMIRGVSEQLNLFYANICRCAPEEAWEQRNVELVMQQRLGALRGEDSVRLSRGDGGNAEEGGESGEAGESGESGEVEESEESEESEESGEAKEAVGDDKGRDRHAGRCAGSHAKSCEKSFEKSCAKCRCTIDKNLLDRKEKLRSQFHDIKSYYKEKAKRVNYLSYDVSILKEYLCAYVKKYFGDIILLFEYFFCVSNGYPLMDCGNEGGGEKKEDLLYEWFALSSVDNFNNEGESGGDSPHSKERKCSKEGKCSKEGKRSKERRHSRERKHSRERKHSKERKHSKERKRPEQYANYLLLKRLKFFAKNDIIQFVSKNINCAQNQVLLKIGSVKKALCFLHALLKTQSSSNELFIYKVLLSLVVKYGEYCQRKEMKRSESTAGGSQASQGSLRSQGSLGSLRSQVSQGSQVSPLASPYSEEYLLERRFLQQKRRKNFLSKFGLDCMNIPGDVTSFLKHIIQGYSADRTGKVPCGKSARANENTIDVYTSCLYNMSSCGKDDTNVSSVLQKILKKTKKNSCVAQNKAKILSGRDTQKQEDLPLSHLATLYEIIQPRNLDRYLNLRLFITMERRRKTNRKRKLNCDEVCPTGDLHESNHVIQKGIKRYTIHFVDDNKYVFPYICNTFDFGSPGGGPGNPRGVSDSLDECGSLDGPGSLDECGSLDSPNSPGSLDPPASPAPPLDYEVIQLNNNFKFFHFIDPGRKYSFRNSILNFVYGYPIVCIRKDLQEAVSPNVGLHKGGRSGVHAEGPKEHTQKLFRKRKRKELTQHLSNIDISNNIPLKYIHLSVIGDIFRHLKLEHILRDTIKKLYEEMLQFVQQKFLRSNHTHHLVNVMSCFLLYFTSFVDILLGVRDNNYINLTQHGDFNLFNNFSGALFRRQKRKRSEDGGLSRGHIRGKESYVYMHNRYSRRSTFLWLLWRGKQNEMGSQVEHIYVCPKGETTLGVVPGGRLLALISNYRDFNFSFLSNAKFVDEQKGKQYLFVTAGEKEAAEKEAAEKEAAERTLLFRHTNVSVHSVEENVSCEDSPPFWARANFSDVARWGDSDLGWTPNFELVEGGATSMRTRSVGMASVGMANMRATNMRTTHGGRTPTPGNTHLCSPHQMSCTHHHGEGTEWGITTSSSLVERIRLSLTILRGYLKETLNLKRHCLLDALENFKECKSGLEDIKFLYHLIYLLEFDRKERKAPDSVIFKKVYYLLVEALFGGGGSLPGGGRTTEEGRTTEEGKKNERGRTNEEGKKNERGRTNEKGRTNEKGRTNEEGRTDEGPPPCVPPAVDGERAVSYIFNLVKITRVIQMRKENMKRMFKLLQTYVDKSPYFYESIFNRLFLFIYEDTKEENKKFLRRHLGSYFNGKKITFHILSHILRSLPAGGKRLERRERRERQERRVRRERRELFPKQRWHLPWHHPSQQRSVLACEERGAEERRAEERRVEERRAEERRAEERGAYGDRAEEHCVDPPSECLPPPESKLPRRQHHANRRTLKKIKFSSINDEIFKKSFLMGRSIYSSDSCDSNRRSVFRGKPVESRNYLEYEREKGSYFIRGSGKEASTLGASKASEAYEASVEKVSMGSRTKGKGLDIFSGGSSCWAASQTRGPSRTDHSNRKGKKRGEQLRADILSQQLWNDGLWDETRSFSTSLCTNEEVPFATKKGLTKGGRDFTQSGENPLGKESLESYSSSECHHYVNNLCLHYGNSRNGHREKGRRSSKMGNRLNANWNNKEGDIIMIGSNTSEGGISFSSTSSSYSASQEDSSSDENRERICFHMDELTSRGEQKYMSLLSAADFKMGKGERSERSERSERSERSERSVQSIGDVKRYSLEEGMDEKKRRYAMNSKQVHRLLTFQHDSSFCFIKYKPYHEFNEERRVKISKYKEKEKKKKKKQDIMLMPLYISIGGGVDVFLFKYYQYICDTYVNPYFYLNTYYFEKYIRRKYQHRGRRHSEQHLIHDPFYYHYLFCSKFGCHDSERAVRGARVGPHAYVKFFNRKGGGQSAAVGGVEAVGGVEAVGGVEAIEEVEAIEEVEAIGEATTAGEATTAGVVDATDIADVRIKEEVAPEELTSQKAPRAKEKKRLNSVGDRRSKQASNEVGKASKGLSAEKKKTNRK; translated from the exons ATGAAGGCCCCTAAGCATGACGGACGGAAGGGAACGAGATTATGCTCCACGATAGACAACAGTGCCAAGTGTGAGGGAAGGGACAGGGCGTGGCCTGGCGGGAACCCAGGCAGTGACCGCGAAAGAGAAAACAACCACGGCTGCCCCAACGAGTTGGAGgtagcaaaatggagggagaaaaaagttgaaagCAAGTGGGGACGCAGCGGTGCGGAAAACGACGCAGTAAACGACGCGGAAGAAAAGCCCGCAGGGGGGCAAGAACGAAACCACGAAGCGGCATCACTAACCGACGTGACCTCACTAACGGACGTGACATCACTGACCGACGTGGTCGAAAGCTTCGTCGGCATAGATCACCAAAACCTGCCGTTCGTAAAGAGCAGCTTTGCCAGCCGCATTAACAGCAAAAACGTAGTGCCCCTAATAGACCTCTTCGTTcataacttattttttcacttaaaaagcattgggaaaaatatagacaatttttatttgcgctTTCGTAAAGTTGCATACCCCTTTCACTTCCCCTTTCGAAATTGTGACGTGTGTGATGAGTGCCTACTGGATGAGaacaggaggagggggaggagggcgGCGAGAAGGAGGAAGTGCCAGATGGGGGAGAGGTGGAATGCAGGTGGACCGGAGCAGCAACACAATTGGGGCAGGAAAAGTGGGAGCGAATTTCTGCCCCAAGTTTTAAACGCCTGGTGTGAAAGGGTAAAATGGTTGATAACCATTTACAATAAGaacaggaagaagcagaaaatgaaggaatacttacaaggggggggaagagaaaGGGATTCAGAAGAGGGTAGTCTTTTCTTCGATCGGAGGAGCAGGTATGACATGAACGAGTGTGCCAAGGGGTTAGTGCAAAGCATCCTTTTGGATGAagacaaatggaaaaaactaAAACAGGTGTCCTTCTtcccaaaggggaagaaacaacAATTGGGGAGAAATAAATCAGGTGATGTAACCCATCGGGAAGAAGACCActttttacctgacctgtgcaggcaaaaaggagaactaTGGGATGAAGACGTAACCGATTTGTACTTAATCAATTTggtcaaaagaaaaattgaagattacatcaaaaatgtgcaagtgaaaaaattttgggaCGTCATAAATGTGCAGCACTTAGCTAACTTTGACTATAGACATGCGGGGGGGGTAGCGGCCTCCTCCAAGGGGGTAGCGGCCACCTCCAAGGGGTTAGCGGCCACCTCAAGAGGAGTGGCTCCCCCCAGAAAGGCCAATTACAGTGAGCCAATATATGACTACATCCAAATCGTAAAAAAGAGTAAGTGTaagaaggagggaaaaagcAGCCAAGTGGGAAAGGAAACGAACCACGTGGGGAAGGAAACGAACCGCGTGATGAACCACGTGATGAACCAAGGGATGAACGCACGGGAAGCTGAGAGGGGAAAGACAGACAAAGAATTCATGATGAAGGATCTGTTCAACAatacaattaaaaattatgaagcaaatgaagttcatttttttttaagtaattaCGACAACGTATTTTTAAAGTCCATAGGGAGGTTTTACCTTTTGCTAAATTTTTCAATCGAAATTGTGGCCATGCTGTATGAGGACCTTGACTTATATTCCCTGCACATTTTCTCCTT AGCCCAACCGTCTGACCCCCTCCTGGACGAGATACACAACCTGAAGTTGGAGAAGTACAAAGAAATTATCAAAGAAGTGATCAAGCTAACCAAGTACGtcattgagaaaaaaatccatttgCAGAAACCCGTAGTTAAATACCTCCTAgggatttataaaaaatacaagaaGAAGGTCCACGTGTTGGAGAAGACCAAAGGGAGGAGGATCTCCAATTCAGAACATGTAGCAGTGTTGAGAAGAGGCTTTCTTTTGCACTCGATGAACTTTTATTACTTTGAGTTTTTCACCAGGAAGGATTTACAAGCAAATTTGAGAGGGACCCACAAATCGCGCAGTAAAAGGAAGGGGCTAAGAATTCCGGGGCACTCTACCGGGAGAGACTTCGTCGACAAATGGAG TAGCAACCAAAGTAAGCGCAGTAGCAACCAAAGCAAGCGCAGTAGCAACCAAAGCAAGCGCAGTAGCAACCAAAGCAAGCGCAGTAGCAACCAAAGCAAGCGCAGTATCAAACGTAAGAGCCGAAGTGAGGGAATTTGTCGCGGCCGAAGATACTCTAGGGGGTGCCAACCCAAGGATGCACCACACCAAGCGAAAGCGCACCTGTTCGTCCTCTCCTTCAACAAAAATCAGTTGGTGAAATCCCTAAATGTAGAACGAATAAGGCGCAAGCTTCGAGCCCTGGTGAGGAGCAAAAACGCAGTCTACAAAAAGGTTGTGCAGAAGGTGAGGGAACGATGTGGACgggagaaaaagagagagGTGGGAACATGTGACAAGTACTACGATCTCTTTGTGGATGTATTAAGTATTATCAAAAGACAGGACGAAGAGATTAGGAGTAACTTGTATGGAATGATAAGAGGGGTGAGTGAGCAACTGAATTTGTTCTACGCAAATATTTGCCGCTGCGCGCCAGAGGAGGCTTGGGAGCAGAGAAACGTGGAGCTCGTGATGCAGCAGCGGTTAGGGGCGCTGCGGGGGGAGGACTCTGTCCGGCTGAGTCGGGGCGATGGGGGCAACGCggaggaagggggggaatcgggagaagcgggagaatCCGGAGAATCtggagaagtggaagaatCGGAAGAATCGGAAGAATCGGAAGAATCGGGAGAAGCGAAAGAAGCGGTGGGTGACGAT AAAGGGAGGGACAGACACGCAGGAAGGTGTGCAGGAAGCCACGCAAAAAGTTGCGAAAAAAGTTTCGAAAAAAGCTGCGCAAAATGCCGCTGCACCATAGACAAGAACCTACTCGacaggaaagaaaaactgcGCAGTCAGTTCCACGACATTAAGAGCTATTACAAAGAGAAAGCGAAAAGGGTGAACTACCTGTCATACGACGTGTCCATTTTGAAGGAGTACCTATGCGcgtatgtgaaaaaatattttggagaTATTATCCTCTTATTCGAGTACTTCTTCTGCGTGTCGAATGGTTATCCTCTCATGGATTGCGGCaacgaaggggggggagagaagaaggaggaccTCCTGTACGAATGGTTCGCGCTCTCCAGCGTAgacaattttaataatgaaGGAGAGTCCGGGGGGGACAGCCCGCACAGCAAGGAGAGGAAGTGCTCCAAGGAGGGGAAGTGCTCCAAGGAGGGGAAGCGCTCCAAGGAGAGGAGGCACTCCAGGGAGAGGAAGCACTCCAGGGAGAGGAAGCACTCCAAGGAGAGGAAGCACTCCAAGGAGAGGAAGCGCCCCGAACAGTATGCAAACTACCTCCTTCTTAAAAGACTGAAATTTTTTGCGAAGAATGACATAATACAATTCGTGAGCAAAAATATCAACTGCGCTCAGAATCAGGTGTTGCTAAAAATAGGCAGCGTGAAAAAGGCTCTCTGCTTTTTGCATGCACTGCTGAAAACGCAGAGCAGTAGCAACGAGTTGTTCATTTACAAGGTCCTGCTCAGTTTGGTTGTAAAGTATGGAGAATATTGCCAGAGGAAGGAGATGAAGAGAAGTGAATCAACAGCGGGGGGAAGTCAGGCCAGTCAGGGAAGTCTGAGAAGTCAGGGAAGTCTGGGAAGTCTGAGAAGTCAGGTCAGTCAGGGAAGCCAGGTCAGTCCGCTCGCAAGCCCCTACTCGGAGGAGTACCTCCTTGAGAGACGCTTCCTACagcagaaaaggagaaaaaattttttgtcaaaGTTTGGGTTAGATTGTATGAATATCCCTGGTGATgttacttcctttttaaagcaCATCATTCAGGGTTACAGTGCGGACCGCACAGGGAAGGTCCCTTGTGGGAAGTCCGCTAGAGCGAATGAGAACACCATCGATGTTTATACCTCCTGCTTGTACAATATGTCCAGCTGTGGTAAGGATGACACCAATGTGAGTtctgttttgcaaaaaattctaaaaaaaacaaaaaaaaattcttgcGTCGCTCAAAATAAGGCAAAAATACTTTCGGGGAGAGACACACAGAAGCAGGAAGACCTCCCCTTATCCCATTTAGCGACTTTGTACGAAATTATTCAGCCCAGGAATTTAGACAGATATTTGAACTTAAGGCTGTTCATAACAatggagaggaggaggaagactaACAGGAAGAGAAAGCTCAACTGCGATGAGGTGTGCCCCACAGGGGACCTCCATGAGAGTAACCACGTCAtacaaaaagggataaaGCGATACACTATCCATTTTGTGGATGACAACAAGTACGTCTTTCCGTACATTTGCAACACGTTCGACTTTGGATCTCCGGGAGGGGGACCAGGGAACCCCAGGGGGGTGTCCGATTCGTTAGATGAGTGTGGTTCGTTAGATGGGCCTGGCTCGTTAGATGAGTGTGGTTCGTTAGACTCTCCTAACTCGCCTGGCTCGTTAGACCCGCCTGCCTCGCCTGCCCCCCCCCTGGACTACGAAGTCATCCAGCTGAACAACAATTTTaagtttttccatttcatcGATCCGGGGAGAAAATACTCCTTTAGGaactccattttgaatttCGTTTATGGGTACCCTATTGTGTGCATAAGGAAGGACCTCCAGGAGGCGGTCTCCCCAAATGTAGGTCTCcacaaggggggaagaagcggtgtACATGCGGAAGGACCAAAGGAACACACCCAAAAATTGttcagaaaaaggaagagaaaggaaTTGACACAACATTTAAGTAACATAGACATATCGAATAACATCCCCTTGAAATACATTCACCTGTCTGTCATTGGTGATATATTTAGACACCTGAAGTTGGAACACATCCTCAGAGAtactattaaaaaattatatgaagaaatgtTACAATTTGTTCAGCAGAAATTTTTGCGATCCAACCATACACATCACTTGGTTAATGTCATGAGTTGCTTCCTCCTGTACTTTACCTCCTTCGTAGATATCCTACTGGGGGTTAGGGATAACAACTACATTAACCTTACCCAGCATGGAGACTTTAATTTATTCAATAATTTTAGTGGGGCTTTATTTAGAaggcagaaaaggaagcggAGTGAAGATGGTGGCCTGTCCAGAGGTCACATCAGGGGGAAGGAGAGCTACGTGTATATGCACAATAGGTACAGTCGAAGGAGTACTTTCCTGTGGTTGTTGTGGAGGGGGAAGCAGAATGAGATGGGTTCGCAGGTGgaacatatatacgtatgtccAAAGGGGGAGACAACCTTGGGGGTTGTCCCGGGGGGTAGACTCCTGGCCCTCATCAGCAACTATCGCGACTTTAACTTCTCCTTCCTGAGTAACGCAAAGTTTGTGGAcgagcaaaaagggaagcagtACCTCTTCGTCACTGCCGGGGAGAAGGAGGCGGCGGAGAAGGAAGCGGCGGAGAAAGAAGCGGCGGAGCGAACCCTGCTCTTCAGACACACCAACGTCAGCGTCCACAGCGTGGAGGAGAACGTCTCGTGTGAGGACTCCCCCCCGTTTTGGGCAAGAGCGAACTTTTCCGATGTGGCCAGATGGGGAGACAGCGACTTGGGATGGACCCCGAATTTTGAGTTGGTCGAGGGGGGAGCGACAAGCATGCGAACGAGAAGCGTGGGAATGGCAAGCGTGGGAATGGCAAACATGCGAGCGACAAACATGCGAACGACCCATGGGGGGAGAACCCCCACCCCGGGGAACACCCACTTATGCTCCCCACACCAAATGAGCTGCACCCATCATCACGGTGAGGGTACCGAGTGGGGAATCACGACATCCTCCTCCTTGGTGGAACGAATACGCCTCTCCCTAACCATCCTGAGGGGGTACCTAAAAGAAACCCTAAATCTGAAGAGGCACTGTCTCCTCGATGCGTTGGAAAACTTCAAGGAGTGTAAAAGTGGATTAGAggacataaaatttttgtatcaTTTGATCTATCTGCTCGAGTTTGacaggaaggaaagaaaagcgCCTGACTCGGTCATATTCAAAAAGGTGTATTACTTGCTGGTGGAGGCGCTGTTCGGCGGGGGGGGCTCGCTGCCGGGAGGAGGGAGGACAACCGAGGAGGGAAGGACAACcgaggaaggaaagaaaaacgaaagaggaaggacaaacgaggaaggaaagaaaaacgaaagaggaaggacaaacgaaaaaggcaggacaaacgaaaaaggaaggacaaacgaagaaggaaggaCGGATGAGGGACCCCCACCTTGCGTCCCCCCCGCGGTGGACGGCGAACGGGCAGTATCGTATATCTTCAACTTAGTAAAAATCACGAGAGTAATACAGAtgaggaaggaaaatatgaaacgGATGTTCAAGCTGCTTCAAACGTACGTGGATAAATCTCCATATTTTTACGAATCCATTTTTAACAGgctgtttctttttatatatgaagaCACGAAGGAGGAGAACAAGAAATTTCTGAGGAGACACTTGGGCAGCTACTTCAATGGCAAGAAAATCACCTTTCATATTTTGAGCCACATCCTGCGATCCCTCCCcgcaggggggaagcggttgGAGCGGCGGGAGAGGCGAGAGCGGCAAGAGAGGCGAGTCAGGCGAGAGAGGAGAGAGCTCTTCCCTAAGCAGCGGTGGCACCTTCCATGGCACCACCCATCTCAGCAACGGAGCGTGCTGGCCTGCGAGGAACGCGGAGCAGAGGAACGAAGAGCAGAGGAACGAAGAGTAGAGGAACGCAGGGCAGAGGAACGCAGGGCAGAGGAACGCGGAGCATATGGAGACAGAGCAGAGGAACACTGTGTAGACCCACCCAGCGagtgcctcccccccccagagAGCAAGCTGCCCCGGAGACAGCACCATGCCAACCGACgcactttgaaaaaaataaaattctccAGCATCAACGATGAGATATTTAAGAAATCCTTTCTGATGGGGAGGAGCATTTATTCAAGTGACAGTTGCGACTCGAACAGGCGAAGCGTCTTCCGAGGGAAGCCTGTGGAGAGTAGGAACTACTTGGAGTACGAGAGAGAGAAGGGGAGTTATTTCATCCGCGGGTCGGGAAAGGAGGCATCTACATTGGGGGCGTCTAAGGCGTCTGAGGCGTATGAGGCGTCTGTGGAGAAGGTCTCTATGGGAAGTAGAACGAAGGGGAAAGGCCTCGATATATTCTCCGGTGGCAGTTCCTGCTGGGCAGCTTCTCAAACGAGAGGACCCAGCAGAACGGACCACTCCAacaggaaggggaagaaaagaggAGAACAACTGAGAGCAGATATTTTATCTCAGCAACTATGGAATGACGGTCTATGGGATGAAACGAGAAGCTTCTCCACATCCCTGTGCACGAATGAAGAAGTGCCCTTCGCGACGAAGAAGGGTCTGACTAAGGGTGGACGGGACTTCACACAGAGTGGAGAGAACCCACTCGGAAAGGAATCCCTTGAGAGCTACAGCTCAAGTGAATGCCATCACTACGTTAATAATTTGTGCCTTCACTATGGGAACAGCAGGAATGGCCAccgagaaaaaggaaggagatcTTCTAAAATGGGGAACCGTTTAAACGCTAATTGGAACAATAAAGAGGGAGATATCATTATGATCGGAAGCAACACCAGCGAAGGAGGCATCTCTTTTAGCTCCACATCCTCGTCTTATTCAGCCTCGCAGGAGGACTCTTCAAGTGACGAGAACAGGGAGAGGATATGCTTCCACATGGATGAGCTGACTAGTagaggggaacaaaaatatatgagtCTACTAAGTGCAGCAGattttaaaatgggaaaaggagAGAGGAGTGAGAGAAGTGAGAGGAGTGAAAGGAGTGAGAGGAGTGAGAGGAGTGTCCAATCGATTGGAGACGTAAAGAGATACTCCTTGGAGGAAGGAATGGACGAAAAGAAACGTAGGTATGCCATGAACAGCAAGCAAGTGCACCGTTTGTTGACCTTCCAACATGACAgctctttttgttttatcaAATATAAGCCCTACCATGAATTTAATGAAGAAAGGAGAGTTAAGATAAGCAAATACaaagagaaggagaagaaaaaaaaaaaaaaacaagacaTTATGCTCATGCCTCTGTACATTAGCATCGGAGGGGGAGTAGACGTATTCTTATTTAAGTATTACCAATACATTTGCGACACCTATGTGAATCCCTACTTCTACCTGAACACGTACTACTTCGAGAAATATATTCGTAGGAAGTATCAGCACCGGGGGAGACGACACTCGGAGCAGCACCTAATCCACGACCCCTTTTACTACCACTACTTGTTTTGCAGCAAGTTCGGCTGCCACGACAGCGAGAGGGCCGTTCGGGGCGCGCGCGTGGGCCCCCACGCCTACGTGAAGTTTTTTAACcgcaagggggggggacaGTCTGCAGCGGTGGGAGGGGTTGAAGCGGTGGGAGGGGTTGAAGCGGTGGGAGGGGTTGAAGCGATTGAAGAGGTTGAAGCGATTGAAGAGGTTGAAGCGATTGGGGAGGCTACAACAGCTGGAGAGGCTACAACGGCTGGTGTGGTGGACGCAACTGACATTGCTGATGTGCGCATAAAGGAAGAAGTCGCCCCGGAAGAGCTGACCAGCCAAAAAGCCCCCCGagcgaaggaaaaaaaaagactcaACAGTGTAGGAGACAGGCGGAGCAAACAAGCGTCCAACGAGGTTGGAAAAGCTTCAAAAGGGTTATCagctgagaaaaaaaaaacaaatcgaaaatga